The following coding sequences lie in one Arachis ipaensis cultivar K30076 chromosome B05, Araip1.1, whole genome shotgun sequence genomic window:
- the LOC107640992 gene encoding uncharacterized protein LOC107640992 → MADHESKFERLARQVERIVRIVDYDEEERHERESSNNFRGQNADDVLARLRANHGGERYQVTRIVEEVFNRVGLNVGFMNQPHFVSAFPQVVQMAEVPRGVKNPKIITKFAREVGESTTEHVARYLVAIGNLANDENLKMKFFPSSLTKNVFTWFLNLRPNSIITWNQLETAFHAQFYREKLNVAVTDLVVLKREDGETIDDYMIRFKNARSRCYVSLPESEIVKIVVMGLGFYMRRKLLNVHISNLAHLAKRVRQVELMKKEKEKYRNEQKLKSKPFTRKEKVAYVTM, encoded by the exons ATGGCTGATCACGAATCAAAATTTGAACGTCTTGCGAGGCAAGTCGAACGGATTGTTCGAATTGTTGATTATGATGAAGAAGAAAGGCATGAG AGAGAATCCTCAAATAATTTTCGTGGTCAAAATGCAGATGATGTTCTAGCCAGGTTACGTGCTAATCATGGTGGTGAACGTTATCAAGTCACGAGAATTGTGGAAGAAGTGTTCAATCGAGTTGGTTTGAATGTTGGTTTTATGAATCAACCCCATTTTGTGTCTGCTTTTCCTCAAGTAGTTCAAATGGCTGAAGTGCCAAGAGGGGTGAAAAATCCAAAGATAATCACAAAATTTGCAAGGGAAGTTGGAGAATCAACCACTGAACATGTCGCTCGATATTTGGTCGCGATTGGAAATTTAGCCAACGatgagaatttgaaaatgaagttttttccttcttcgTTAACGAAGAATGTGTTTACATGGTTTTTGAATCTCAGGCCAAATTCGATAATAACATGGAATCAGTTGGAAACTGCTTTTCATGCTCAATTTTATCGAGAAAAATTGAATGTAGCAGTTACTGACCTAGTTGTTTTGAAACGAGAAGATGGTGAAACCATTGATGACTATATGATACGTTTCAAAAATGCTAGAAGTAGGTGCTACGTGTCATTACCTGAGAGTGAAATTGTGAAAATAGTAGTTATGGGGTTAGGATTTTATATGCGTCGAAAACTGCTTAATGTGCATATCTCTAACTTAGCTCATCTGGCTAAAAGGGTTCGTCAGGTTGAATTGAtgaagaaagaaaaggagaaatatAGGAATGAACAAAAGTTAAAGAGTAAACCTTTTACTCGAAAGGAGAAGGTTGCTTATGTGACCATGTAG
- the LOC107640993 gene encoding uncharacterized protein LOC107640993, with protein MANVHPHEPLKLYIAASPNTIGCMLAQDDENGNERVVYYLSRVLTDIETSFPMLRGRLGKWMLALTEFDLQYVPIKAVKGQVIADFLVDNSNNLNNQGANVLDIKVDYWKLYFDGSKHKDGAGVGILIISPEGIPSEFLFELKYPYSNNMAEYETLILSLEILIGKGALEVQILGDSQLVLKQLWKEFKCNNEELQKYLATAWKLLTYFRKVSLVHIPRIHNEVANELAQIASRYRIGPETLRKLDSIHKILVPADKREALCIGEWEDNDWRKLIAEYLKNPSIPVDKKVKLQAINFVLMADELYKKGIDGTLSRCLRQNDKFIALGEVHKGICGTHQAGKKMKWVLYRNHVYWPSMIKDCIEYAKACQECQKHGLIQQIPTSELHSIIKPWPFRGWTLDLSGLIHPSSSKHHKFILVAIDYFKKWVEAVPLIEVAQNEIIDFFEEYIIHRFEISQTLSTDQGTMFTG; from the exons ATGGCGAATGTTCATCCACATGAGCCCTTAAAATTGTACATTGCAGCATCTCCAAACACAATTGGGTGTATGCTAGCTCAAGATGATGAGAATGGGAATGAACGGGTagtttattaccttagtcgagttTTGACTGATATTGAGACAAG TTTTCCAATGTTACGAGGACGTTTAGGGAAATGGATGCTCGCTTTGACAGAGTTCGATTTGCAATATGTCCCAATAAAAGCTGTGAAAGGTcaggtcattgcagattttctAGTTGATAATTCGAACAATCTGAATAACCAGGGGGCAAATGTACTCGACATTAAAGTCGATTATTGGAAGTTATATTTTGATGGATCGAAGCACAAAGATGGTGCAGGAGTTGGAATTCTTATTATCTCACCAGAAGGGATTCCATCAGAATTCCTGTTCGAGTTAAAATATCCTTACTCGAATAATATGGCAGAGTATGAAACTTTAATTTTGAGTCTTGAAATCTTGATTGGAAAAGGGGCTTTAGAAGTCCAAATCCTAGGGGACTCTCAGTTAGTCCTTAAGCAGTTATGGAAAGAGTTTAAATGTAATAATGAGGAGTTGCAAAAATACTTGGCAACGGCTTGGAAGTTGTTAACCTATTTTCGAAAAGTTTCTTTGGTTCATATCCCAAGGATTCATAATGAGGTCGCTAATGAGTTAGCCCAAATTGCTTCGAGGTATAGGATCGGCCCAGAAACTTTAAGAAAACTGGACAGTATCCATAAAATTTTAGTGCCTGCGGATAAAAGGGAAGCTTTGTGTATAGGTGAATGGGAAGACAATGATTGGAGAAAACTTATTGCTGAATATTTAAAGAATCCCAGCATCCCAGTCGACAAAAAGGTAAAATTACAAGCAATAAATTTTGTCTTGATGGCTGATGAGTTGTATAAAAAGGGAATCGATGGAACTCTGTCGAGATGCCTGAGGCAAAATGATAAATTCATTGCTTTGGGCGAAGTCCATAAAGGGATATGTGGTACTCATCAGGCTGGGAAGAAGATGAAATGGGTGTTATATCGCAATCATGTATATTGGCCATCCATGATCAAAGATTGTATCGAATATGCAAAGGCGTGTCAGGAATGTCAAAAGCATGGTTTGATACAACAGATCCCAACATCTGAGTTACATTCGATTATAAAGCCATGGCCGTTTAGAGGTTGGACTTTGGATTTAAGTGGATTGATTCACCCTTCTTCATCAAAACATCATAAATTTATCCTGGTAGCAATTGATTATTTCAAAAAGTGGGTCGAAGCAGTTCCTTTAATAGAAGTTGCACAAAATGAAATAATAGATTTTTTTGAGGAATATATAATCCATCGATTTGAAATTTCTCAAACATTGAGCACTGATCAAGGGACTATGTTTACTGGTTAG
- the LOC107643969 gene encoding cytochrome P450 82A3 produces MDQIPTYPNTTSITGITILSLVITILFYLLMYRPFKAGNKHREPPMVAGAWPILGHLPLFHGSRSQPLHITLGAMADKYGPLFTVKLGSKKIVVLSNSEMAKECFTKNDAIVASRPNLVSFENLGYNGAMIGFTPYGPYWRELRKFSTLELLSNRRIELLSHVRVSEVRASTKDLLSLWSTQKNESGYVLVDVKQWFAELTFNMVLRIVAGKTFFGAVDSESEDKASKCLKTIREMMRLMGLFTVGDAIPSLRWLDLGGHEKAMKETAKQLDEILSGWLDEHRKNMDLLSEEPRDFIDVMLSVFSHTNIHGFDADTIYKATILTMIVGGNDTTTVSLTWAMCLLLKNPHVLEKAKQELDEKIXXXXXXXESDINNLVYLQAIVKETLRLYPAAPLAAPHEFTEDCNLGGYHIKKGTQLITNIWKINTDPYIWSDHLDFKPEKFLTTHKDIDVKGHHFELLPFGGGRRICPGISFGLKMLHFVLASFLHSFEILNPPIEFVDMSATLGLVIAKTTPLKIMVKPRLSPNCYVNM; encoded by the exons ATGGATCAAATTCCAACTTATCCAAACACCACCTCAATTACTGGAATAACAATCCTTTCTCTTGTTATtaccatcttattctatttattaatGTATCGTCCATTCAAAGCTGGCAATAAACATAGAGAACCTCCAATGGTGGCTGGTGCATGGCCTATACTGGGTCACCTTCCACTCTTCCATGGCTCACGTTCACAGCCACTCCACATTACTTTAGGCGCCATGGCTGACAAATATGGACCCCTTTTCACCGTGAAGCTTGGTTCCAAAAAGATTGTAGTACTAAGCAACTCAGAAATGGCGAAAGAATGCTTCACAAAGAATGATGCAATTGTTGCTTCTCGTCCCAATCTTGTCTCATTCGAAAACCTTGGCTACAATGGAGCCATGATTGGTTTCACGCCGTACGGTCCATATTGGCGTGAACTCCGCAAGTTTTCAACCTTAGAGCTTCTCTCGAATCGCCGCATAGAGCTGCTAAGCCATGTTCGTGTCTCCGAAGTTCGAGCTTCAACAAAAGATCTCTTAAGTCTTTGGTCCACTCAGAAGAATGAATCTGGATACGTGTTGGTGGACGTAAAGCAATGGTTTGCAGAATTGACATTCAACATGGTTCTTAGAATAGTTGCGGGGAAGACATTCTTTGGAGCTGTAGATTCGGAGAGTGAGGATAAAGCGAGTAAGTGTTTAAAGACTATTAGGGAGATGATGCGTCTTATGGGGCTGTTTACTGTGGGAGATGCTATTCCTTCATTAAGGTGGCTTGATTTGGGGGGGCATGAGAAGGCCATGAAAGAAACTGCTAAACAACTCGATGAGATTTTGAGTGGATGGTTGGATGAGCATCGCAAAAACATGGATTTGTTAAGTGAAGAGCCACGTGACTTCATTGATGTCATGCTTTCGGTGTTTTCTCATACCAACATTCATGGGTTTGATGCTGACACCATATATAAAGCCACAatattg ACAATGATAGTTGGGGGAAATGACACCACCACAGTTTCTCTTACATGGGCCATGTGTTTGCTATTGAAAAATCCTCACGTGTTGGAAAAGGCAAAACAAGAACTTGATGAGAAAATAGNNNNNNNNNNNNNNNNNN TTGAGtcagatataaataatttagtatATCTTCAAGCTATAGTCAAGGAAACATTAAGATTGTATCCAGCAGCTCCTCTAGCAGCACCTCATGAATTCACAGAAGATTGCAATTTAGGTGGATATCACATCAAAAAGGGAACTCAGCTAATTACAAATATTTGGAAAATCAATACCGATCCTTATATTTGGTCAGATCACTTGGACTTCAAGCCAGAAAAATTCCTCACAACCCACAAAGATATCGACGTTAAAGGCCATCACTTTGAATTGTTACCGTTTGGAGGTGGCAGACGTATTTGTCCCGGAATTTCATTTGGCCTTAAAATGCTTCACTTTGTTTTGGCGAGCTTTTTGCATTCCTTTGAAATATTGAACCCACCTATTGAATTTGTTGATATGAGTGCAACTCTTGGATTGGTCATTGCTAAAACTACTCCACTTAAGATCATGGTTAAACCACGTTTATCTCCCAACTGTTATGTAAACATGTAA